Genomic window (Thermodesulfobacteriota bacterium):
CATGGACGTGCCCACGTACCACAAGACCCTCATAATCACGGACGCGGCCGTAAACATATACCCGGGGCTCGACGACAAGGTGGACATATGCAGGAACGCCATAGAGCTCGCCCACATACTCGGGATCGAGACGCCCAAGGTAGCGATACTCTCCGCCGTCGAGACGGTCACTTCCAAGATAAGGTCCACGCTCGAGGCGGCGGCGCTCTGCAAGATGGCCGAGAGGGGGCAGATCACGGGGGCGATCCTCGACGGGCCGCTCGCGTTCGACAACGCGATAAACAAAGAGGCCGCCCGGATAAAGGGGATCGAATCGGAAGTCGCGGGCGACGCGGACATCATGATAGTGCCCGACCTCGAGGCCGGGAACATGCTCGCGAAACAGCTCACTTACATGGCAAGGGCGGAAGGGGCGGGAATTGTGCTGGGCGCGCGCGTGCCGATAATTCTCGCGAGCAGGTCCGATTCGCTCCGCACGAAAATCGCGTCCTGCGCCGTGGCCGTTCTCATAGCCGCCTCGAAGAAGTCCGCGGACTCCGGGCGGAAATAAGTCAAACACCGTCCATCACTGAACAAAATGAAGGGGAGAGGGACACGGCTGCCGCGTGCGCCCTCCCCTAAAATGCTCTTATGACACCCTCATGAAACCACTATAGCTCTCCGGGGGATTTGTCCTTTATAGTGCCCCAGTTGGAATTCGCCTGCGTGATGTAGCCGGGTTTGTCCTTGTCCCATTCCTGCTGTATGGATTTGTCGAGATTCAGGTAGAGAGTGCCGTCGACAACCTCCCACACAGCCGGGTCCCCCCAGAACTTCTTCCCTTTTGCGACACCGTATGCGCAGTATCCGCCGTATGCGGGCAGGTATTTCAGAGGGTCTTTCTCGAACGCGTTCTTGTTCGCCTCGCTCGAGAAGAGGTACGTTACCCCATTATACTCCACGGTATATCTCCCGTTCCCCCTCACTGGCCCGGATTCCGTGAAATAGGACACCACGTCGTATCCACCTGCGGCCACTGTCGCGACCTCCGTACCGTCTCCCGCGCGCGCGGACGTAGCGCCCGAGACCGCGAGACCTAAAACCAGAACAAATGCAGCTGCAAATAAGATGAGCTTCGTCATGAAGCACCTCCTTGTGAATTTTACGTTTGTGATGATCCGGAAGCGTGAGGGATGCGGGGAATTTATACTTGTATCTACAAGTGTGTGTCTATAAATAAGAATTATTTTTTCCGGGCTGCTGCGCGGATCCTGTCCGTACTGACGGTTCTAAAATAATCTGCCGGGGAGAACGCTGCAGCTTTGAAAGGGGTTCACGGACAGCCTCGGCTTATTCTGCCGGATCAGATCGTCTTCAGCTTCTCCCGCGCCGTCTGGGCTTCATGGGAGTTCGGGTACTTGTCTATCAAGGTGTTGAGGAAGTATTTGGCTTCCTGCTTCCTGCCTAGGTTGATGAGGGAGAGCCCCTGCTTGAGATAGGCTTCGGGGACCCTCTTGTCCTTGGGGTAGGTGTCGATCAGCTTCTGGTACTCGAGTATGGCGTCCTCGTACTGGCCGTCGTTATAGCTCGCGGCAGCTCTCGAGAATATGAATTCCGGTGTGTTCGACGGGGTTTTCGGCTTCGCCTGAACGGTCTTGCCGTTTTTCCCGTTCTTCCTGCTCTCCGTTTTTACGGCCGTCCTGTCAGCGGCTGCGTTCCTGAGCTTGAGGGCTTCCACATCGAGTGCGAGCCTCTGCTGCCCGGCCTCTACCTTGCCGATGTCCTGGTTAATCCGGGAAAGCCCGGCTTCCATGTCCTCCGTGAGCTTGTCTATCCTGGCTTCAAGCGCCGCCTGCCTGTCGTACAGGTCCTGGATGTCCGTTTTAGGGTAACAGCCGGTGAAAATTAATAGCATGAACGGAACTACGACGGAAACGGGTTTCAAGCGCGTGATGTTCATAGTTATACGGATTTAAGAATAACCGCCCAAGGGCTAATACTCTACCAGATTCTTCGGATTTATCTATATGAGATTTCGTGAGCTTCCCTCCGATCGGGACTGTATAAATAGGGGGCCGTGATAGGGGACCGGCGAACCCTTATGGCCGCGGGGTGTAGAGGAGCCGTGATACGGGTACTCTTACACCCGGAACGGCTGAGGGCTATAATTTTAGCGGCGGCGCCTGTTTTTCCGCCCCCCGCGCGGAATGCCGATACCCGATGCAGGCCCGAGAAAATTCGATATGAGTTGACTGCAATAACAGGTAGAATTTTTAATGTATATGTATATTAGCGGCTGAATAACGGTGTGAATCCCTTGAACCTCAGTAAACAGATAACCCTTGGTTACGCCTTGATGTTTTTCTTTATGCTCCTTACGAGCGGGCTGTCTATATACAGCATCTACAACCTCGACAAGACGGCCTCCAACATAAGGGGCCGGTACAACACCCTCTCTAAGCTCCTTACCGAGAAAGAGGAGGGCAAGCAGGGCATATTCGCTAACGAGATGCTCCTCGAAGCCATACGGATCTCCGACAAGCAGATAAAGTACTCATACGTCATGATATTGACGGTCGTCGGAGTAACGATGCTCTTCGGGATCGTGCTGACTATATTCATACCGAAGATGATAACGAAGCCCATACAAAGCCTCTTCAACGCGGCCGAGTCGGTCGCGGCCGGGGACTATTCCGTGAGGCTCCGGGAGGTTAAGACCTCGAGCGAGATAGATACGCTCGTCAGGGCCTTCAACAACATGATAGACAACATAGAGAGGAACAACAGGGAGCTCCAGAAGAAGAACGAGGAGATAATGAAGCTCCTCGAGACGACGAGGAGGTTCAACGAGCTCCTCGAGTCGGAGATCGCCCAGGCGACACGCGAGGTGGAGGAGAAACACTGGGAGCTGATGAAGGCGGAGAAGCTCGCGGCGATAGGGGAGCTCGCAACGGGTGTGGCGCACGAGGTGAGGAACCCGCTTTCGGGGATCGGGCTAGCGCTCGAGCTCATGAAGGACGAGACCGAGAACGAGGAACACAAGCAGACGATAAGGGACATCCTCAACGAGATATCGAGGCTCGAGCGCATAGTCAAAGGACTCTTCCAGCTCGGCCATCCGAAGAGCATACAGCTCATCGAATGCACCCCTAACGATATAGTCGAGAGGGCCCTCAACCTCGTGAGCATGAAGGCCAGGGAAAAGGGTATAACGATTAAAAAGGACCTCGCCTGCAGGAGCACCTTCTACGTGGACCATGAGCAGATAGAGCAGGTTGTGCTGAACCTCCTCATAAACGGCATAGAGGCCACGGGGCGGAGCGGCGAGGTGCTCGTCGAGACGAGAAGTAATAATGGCTCGGTCGAGATATCGGTCTCCGACACAGGCTGCGGCGTCCCTGACGACGAGATGGAGAAGATACTCCAGCCCTTCTATTCGACGAAGGAGACGGGGACGGGGCTCGGGCTTGCTATTTCAAGCAGGATAGTGGAGGCTCACAAGGGCAAGCTCCACATATCGAGCCGGGTGGGGGAGGGCTCTACGTTCGTTGTGGAGATTCCGGCCGACCTTAATCTGGAGCTCGGGGCGGAAGACAGTGCCGAAGCCGGGCATGGGACGGAGGACTATAAACTCAACTAATCCGGAGGGAGCGGAGAAGTCTAAATAAAATATGAGCTCACTCATTCTGATAATCGAAGACGAAAGGCTCCTGTGCAAGCAGCTTCATAAGGCGCTCACGCAGGAAGGATATTCCGTCATAACGTCCTACGAAGGGGGGGAGGGGATAGACCTCGCGAAGAGGGAAGGCCCCGACCTCGTGCTCCTCGACCTCAAGCTCCCCGACACGGACGGCCTCGAGGTGCTGAAGGCGTTCTCGAGGTGGGAGCGCCCCCCGACGACGATAATGATGACGGCCCACGGCAACGTTGAAGTCGCCGTCACCGCCATCAGGGTAGGCGCATACGACTTCATAGAGAAGCCGTTCCCCCTCGACAAGTTGAAAGTGATGGTCCGAAACGCGCTCAAGACGAGCGAGCTCAAGGACAGCCTGAGCGCGGCGGCCATGAGGGCGCAGGAGAAATACGGCTTCGGGTCGCTCATAGGTACGAGCGAGATAATTAAAGACCTGGGGAGGCTGCTTAAGAAGCTCACGGAGACCGACCCCAAGACCATACTCATAACGGGAGAGAGCGGTACGGGCAAGGGGCTTGCGGCGAAGATACTCCACTACAACGGCGTAAGGAAGCAGGGCCCCTTCATAGAGATAAACTGCGCCGCGATACCTGAGACGCTGCTCGAAAGCGAGCTCTTCGGCCACGAAGCAGGCGCGTTCACGGACGCTAAGAAGATGAAGAAGGGCATACTCGAGCAGGCTGACGGGGGGACGGTGTTTCTCGACGAGATCGGGGACATGAGCTTGGCACTCCAGGCTAAGCTCGTCAAGGCCGTAGAGGAGCGATCCTTCAGGAGGTTAGGCGGCAACAGGGACATATCGGTCGACCTCTCCGTCATCGCCGCAACGAACCACGACTTGAAATCTCTGGTCAAGCACAGCGAGTTCAGGGAGGACCTCTATCACAGGCTCAAGGTGATAAGCTTCGAGATGCCGGCGCTACGCGACAGGAAGGAAGATATCCCGGTGCTGACGGACCATTTCGTCGCATATTTCAATTCGGACCTCAGCAAGAACATCACGGTCATCCCTGAAGAGGTCAGGAAGACGTTCATGAATTACAACTGGCCCGGGAACGTTAGGGAGCTCCGCAGCACAATAGAGAGGGCGGTGCTCCTGAGCGAAGACGGCACGCTCAACCCCAAGTACATAATGCTCGAGGAGGGGGAGAGCCTCAAGGTTCAGAATTCCGACGAGAAGATGGTCATTGACGTCCCGATAGAGGAGGCGTCCCTCTACAAGATAGAAAAGAAGGTCATAACCAAGGCGCTTGACCTCAACAACTGGAACCAGACGAGGACCGCAGAGATGCTCGGCATCACCCGCGAAGTGCTCCGGTACCGCATGAAGAAGTGGGGGCTACTGAGCTGACGCGGGGTTCGTTTTCAGACCTCCCGGTCATTCGGGGGCTCAACAATAAAGTAAATAAACCTTGAAACCCTTTCGCTCCCGAAAGCGTATATATGTAATAAGCTAACAACGGGGTTCTTGTGTCCGAATGTCAGACCGTCCCGATAGGAGAAACCGATGAAAAAATTTTCGTTCATGCTCGTTACGCTGCTTCTTTTGTCATTGCCCGGAGCGCTCCGCGCCGAAGATAACAACGCCGCCGATGCCAAGGGCGCCGGTCTTGAGATCGCCACATTCGCGGGAGGGTGCTTCTGGTGCATTCAGCCCCCGTTCGATAAGCTGGAAGGTGTGGTGAAAACGACCGTTGGCTATACCGGCGGCAAAGAGAAAGACCCGACTTACAAGCAGGTCTCTTACGGCAAGACCGGGCACGCGGAGTCTATCGAAATAATATACGACCCCAAGAAGGTCACTTACGAGGAGCTCCTGGAAGTGTTCTGGATGAACATTGACCCGACAGACTCGGGCGGCCAGTTCGTCGACAGGGGGA
Coding sequences:
- a CDS encoding YHS domain-containing (seleno)protein produces the protein MTKLILFAAAFVLVLGLAVSGATSARAGDGTEVATVAAGGYDVVSYFTESGPVRGNGRYTVEYNGVTYLFSSEANKNAFEKDPLKYLPAYGGYCAYGVAKGKKFWGDPAVWEVVDGTLYLNLDKSIQQEWDKDKPGYITQANSNWGTIKDKSPGEL
- a CDS encoding tetratricopeptide repeat protein — its product is MNITRLKPVSVVVPFMLLIFTGCYPKTDIQDLYDRQAALEARIDKLTEDMEAGLSRINQDIGKVEAGQQRLALDVEALKLRNAAADRTAVKTESRKNGKNGKTVQAKPKTPSNTPEFIFSRAAASYNDGQYEDAILEYQKLIDTYPKDKRVPEAYLKQGLSLINLGRKQEAKYFLNTLIDKYPNSHEAQTAREKLKTI
- a CDS encoding ATP-binding protein, whose translation is MNLSKQITLGYALMFFFMLLTSGLSIYSIYNLDKTASNIRGRYNTLSKLLTEKEEGKQGIFANEMLLEAIRISDKQIKYSYVMILTVVGVTMLFGIVLTIFIPKMITKPIQSLFNAAESVAAGDYSVRLREVKTSSEIDTLVRAFNNMIDNIERNNRELQKKNEEIMKLLETTRRFNELLESEIAQATREVEEKHWELMKAEKLAAIGELATGVAHEVRNPLSGIGLALELMKDETENEEHKQTIRDILNEISRLERIVKGLFQLGHPKSIQLIECTPNDIVERALNLVSMKAREKGITIKKDLACRSTFYVDHEQIEQVVLNLLINGIEATGRSGEVLVETRSNNGSVEISVSDTGCGVPDDEMEKILQPFYSTKETGTGLGLAISSRIVEAHKGKLHISSRVGEGSTFVVEIPADLNLELGAEDSAEAGHGTEDYKLN
- a CDS encoding sigma-54 dependent transcriptional regulator; this translates as MSSLILIIEDERLLCKQLHKALTQEGYSVITSYEGGEGIDLAKREGPDLVLLDLKLPDTDGLEVLKAFSRWERPPTTIMMTAHGNVEVAVTAIRVGAYDFIEKPFPLDKLKVMVRNALKTSELKDSLSAAAMRAQEKYGFGSLIGTSEIIKDLGRLLKKLTETDPKTILITGESGTGKGLAAKILHYNGVRKQGPFIEINCAAIPETLLESELFGHEAGAFTDAKKMKKGILEQADGGTVFLDEIGDMSLALQAKLVKAVEERSFRRLGGNRDISVDLSVIAATNHDLKSLVKHSEFREDLYHRLKVISFEMPALRDRKEDIPVLTDHFVAYFNSDLSKNITVIPEEVRKTFMNYNWPGNVRELRSTIERAVLLSEDGTLNPKYIMLEEGESLKVQNSDEKMVIDVPIEEASLYKIEKKVITKALDLNNWNQTRTAEMLGITREVLRYRMKKWGLLS
- the msrA gene encoding peptide-methionine (S)-S-oxide reductase MsrA; its protein translation is MKKFSFMLVTLLLLSLPGALRAEDNNAADAKGAGLEIATFAGGCFWCIQPPFDKLEGVVKTTVGYTGGKEKDPTYKQVSYGKTGHAESIEIIYDPKKVTYEELLEVFWMNIDPTDSGGQFVDRGKQYRPAIFYHGEEQKKAAEASRDKLAKSGRFDKPIVVEIVVAAEFYPAEDYHQMFYKKDPVRYKSYRSGSGRDQFIEEYWGEAALSH